The following coding sequences are from one Leptospira mayottensis 200901116 window:
- a CDS encoding DUF2889 domain-containing protein, which translates to MNTLQELKERIRFRNTDFQRNYESRYYWFPEESPPFCIIEVNQYDPYHDITLYLEVDLTTMKIVKSGVEEKRVPYETCPAAIKTYDYLVGEDMSYVKLMNRFPTDKTLGCLHINELIQNAAMNFHSAYAFYLKERNFPARLDEYKMYEGDLPAQERREIGRHWWMKDRGVRNSCYSFSGRHEKPELKDQVKHLDSITAMMVKEFKKSKKDGP; encoded by the coding sequence ATGAATACGTTGCAGGAACTCAAAGAGCGAATTCGTTTTCGGAACACGGACTTTCAAAGAAATTATGAAAGCAGATACTATTGGTTTCCGGAAGAATCCCCTCCATTTTGCATCATCGAAGTCAATCAATACGACCCCTATCACGATATCACCTTGTATCTCGAAGTTGATCTAACCACGATGAAAATTGTAAAATCGGGAGTAGAAGAAAAAAGGGTTCCATACGAAACCTGTCCCGCTGCAATTAAAACATATGATTATTTGGTGGGAGAGGATATGTCTTATGTAAAACTTATGAATCGTTTTCCCACAGATAAAACGTTAGGCTGTCTTCATATCAATGAATTGATCCAAAATGCTGCTATGAATTTTCATTCCGCATATGCTTTTTATCTCAAAGAAAGAAATTTTCCGGCTCGATTAGACGAATATAAAATGTATGAGGGAGACCTTCCCGCTCAAGAAAGAAGAGAAATCGGAAGGCATTGGTGGATGAAAGACAGAGGAGTCAGAAATTCTTGTTATTCTTTTTCAGGACGTCACGAAAAACCAGAACTCAAGGATCAGGTGAAACATCTTGACAGTATCACGGCAATGATGGTAAAAGAATTTAAGAAGTCGAAGAAAGATGGCCCCTAA